In Haloarcula sp. H-GB4, a single genomic region encodes these proteins:
- a CDS encoding hybrid sensor histidine kinase/response regulator, whose product MSPPTVLLVAAETAAGEQLQAALEQAAIDAVVDTTEPDCVDTTLLRTAVDCLVVPVTCEGMAGGHLAEAATGLYPDLPVIMYGSAADRGDHIQTVAADNLGSPELAAAIGAALENSETMAARPASRPETILATMFERNSEHLYVKDTDRHYLLLNDSSYAPPELLGRRDEDGLPAGATYLDAARGDDLQVINDGTDILDVHEFSPSMGKHLRTSKVPWYDETDELAGLIGITQDVTDQKEHERLLRQQNERLRKVALLAAHELRNELQVSTGHLSQVEADDEHIDAVERSIDQLSGIVDKVVSLATSDSPTFEPEQQWLSTVVWDVWSSLSLEAASLEVTSDRRLLADAESMRLFLEILLSNAVEYGGPDVAIRVGATSSGFFVADDGPGVDVSPPERVFEAGYASEKQNSGFGLYIANRIAKEHGWSLSVDDSEDGGARFTVTDVERPD is encoded by the coding sequence ATGTCCCCGCCGACTGTCCTCCTCGTCGCTGCCGAGACTGCTGCCGGAGAGCAGTTACAGGCGGCACTTGAACAGGCAGCAATTGACGCCGTAGTTGATACGACCGAGCCCGACTGCGTCGATACGACACTGCTACGTACTGCGGTTGACTGCCTCGTCGTTCCGGTGACGTGTGAGGGGATGGCGGGCGGCCATCTGGCGGAGGCAGCTACCGGCCTCTATCCGGACCTCCCAGTGATCATGTATGGCAGTGCGGCGGACCGCGGAGACCATATTCAAACGGTCGCTGCGGACAATCTGGGATCGCCGGAACTGGCAGCCGCAATCGGTGCGGCACTCGAAAACAGCGAGACAATGGCCGCACGACCGGCGTCCCGGCCGGAGACGATTCTCGCCACGATGTTCGAACGAAACTCCGAACACCTGTACGTAAAAGACACTGACAGGCACTATCTGTTGCTCAACGACTCTTCGTACGCACCCCCAGAACTGCTTGGCCGGCGAGACGAAGACGGGCTCCCCGCCGGGGCGACGTATCTGGATGCGGCACGCGGCGACGACTTACAGGTAATCAACGACGGGACCGACATCCTCGACGTCCACGAGTTCTCGCCGTCAATGGGGAAACACCTCCGAACGTCGAAGGTCCCCTGGTACGACGAAACCGATGAACTGGCCGGCCTCATTGGCATTACGCAGGATGTCACTGACCAGAAGGAGCACGAACGGCTCCTCAGGCAGCAGAACGAACGCCTCCGGAAGGTGGCGTTGCTGGCCGCACACGAACTCCGAAACGAACTTCAGGTATCGACCGGCCATCTCTCGCAGGTTGAGGCCGACGACGAGCATATCGACGCAGTCGAGCGTTCTATCGACCAACTCTCTGGGATTGTTGATAAAGTCGTCTCGCTGGCCACAAGTGACTCGCCGACGTTCGAGCCCGAACAGCAGTGGCTCTCGACGGTCGTCTGGGACGTATGGAGTTCGCTGTCGCTCGAAGCCGCGTCGCTCGAAGTAACATCTGACAGGCGACTGCTGGCGGACGCAGAGTCGATGCGACTGTTTCTTGAGATACTGCTCTCGAACGCCGTTGAGTACGGCGGCCCCGATGTTGCGATTCGCGTTGGGGCCACGTCGTCGGGATTCTTCGTTGCGGACGACGGGCCCGGCGTCGATGTCTCGCCACCAGAGCGGGTGTTCGAGGCGGGGTACGCATCAGAGAAGCAAAACAGCGGGTTCGGACTCTATATCGCGAATCGGATCGCAAAAGAACACGGCTGGTCGCTGTCCGTCGATGACAGCGAGGACGGCGGGGCGCGATTTACCGTAACCGACGTGGAACGACCCGATTAA
- the ilvD gene encoding dihydroxy-acid dehydratase, with the protein MSNQERQERPEKDPDLRSTEVTEGYEKAPHRAMFRAMGYDDEDLSSPMIGVANPAADITPCNVHLDDVADAAYDGIDDTEGMPIEFGTITISDAISMGTEGMKASLISREIIADSVELVTFGERMDGIVTIGGCDKNMPGMMMAAIRTDLPSVFLYGGSIMPGEHDGREVTIQNVFEGVGAVADGEMSEGELDEMERHACPGAGSCGGMFTANTMASISEALGFAPLGSASPPAEHESRYEEARRAGELAVEVVQERRSPSDFLTRESFENAIALQVAVGGSTNAVLHLLALAAEAGIDLNIETFNEISARTPKIADLQPGGERVMNDLHEVGGVPVVLRALNDAGLLHGDALTVTGNTIAEELEQIDPPTVEDLDVDYLNTVADPIHERGAIRILSGNLAPDGAVIKITGEDHLHHEGPVRVFEQEEGAMEYVQEGHVESGDVICIRNEGPQGGPGMREMLGVTSAVAGQGHAEDVALFTDGRFSGATRGFSIGHVAPEAFVGGPIAALEDGDTVTIDIDDHELSVDLTEDEMEQRLEDYDPEPTYDSGVLAKYHNDFGSAANGAVTNPGAKWE; encoded by the coding sequence ATGAGCAATCAGGAGCGGCAAGAACGTCCGGAAAAAGACCCGGACCTGCGGAGTACCGAGGTAACGGAGGGGTACGAGAAAGCCCCCCACCGTGCGATGTTCCGCGCGATGGGCTACGACGATGAGGACCTCTCCTCGCCGATGATCGGCGTCGCGAACCCCGCCGCCGATATCACGCCGTGCAACGTCCATCTCGACGATGTGGCCGACGCCGCCTACGACGGCATCGACGACACCGAGGGGATGCCAATCGAGTTCGGGACCATCACCATCTCAGACGCCATCTCAATGGGGACCGAGGGAATGAAGGCGTCGCTCATCTCCCGTGAGATAATCGCCGACTCGGTCGAACTCGTCACTTTCGGCGAGCGCATGGACGGTATCGTCACCATCGGCGGTTGTGACAAGAACATGCCCGGGATGATGATGGCCGCCATCCGGACGGACCTGCCGAGCGTCTTCCTCTATGGCGGGTCGATCATGCCCGGTGAGCACGACGGCCGGGAAGTCACTATCCAGAACGTCTTCGAGGGCGTCGGCGCAGTCGCCGACGGCGAGATGAGCGAAGGCGAACTCGACGAGATGGAACGTCATGCCTGCCCCGGTGCGGGCTCCTGTGGTGGGATGTTCACCGCCAACACGATGGCATCTATCTCCGAAGCGCTCGGCTTCGCGCCGCTTGGGTCGGCTTCTCCACCGGCCGAACACGAGTCACGCTACGAGGAAGCCCGCCGAGCCGGCGAACTCGCCGTCGAGGTGGTGCAGGAACGTCGTAGCCCCTCGGATTTCCTCACCCGCGAGTCTTTCGAGAACGCCATCGCTCTGCAGGTCGCGGTCGGCGGTTCGACCAACGCCGTCCTTCACCTGCTTGCGCTCGCGGCGGAGGCCGGCATCGACCTCAATATCGAGACGTTCAACGAAATCAGCGCCCGGACGCCCAAGATCGCCGACCTCCAGCCTGGCGGCGAGCGGGTCATGAACGACCTCCACGAGGTCGGCGGTGTCCCGGTCGTGTTGCGGGCCCTGAACGACGCCGGCCTGCTCCACGGTGATGCACTCACGGTCACGGGCAACACAATCGCGGAGGAACTCGAACAGATCGACCCGCCAACGGTCGAGGACCTCGATGTGGACTATCTCAATACTGTTGCGGACCCGATCCACGAACGCGGTGCGATCCGCATCCTCTCGGGTAACCTCGCGCCCGACGGCGCGGTCATCAAGATTACCGGCGAGGACCACCTCCACCACGAGGGACCGGTCCGCGTGTTCGAACAGGAAGAAGGAGCCATGGAGTACGTGCAGGAAGGCCACGTCGAGTCCGGCGACGTGATCTGTATCCGCAACGAGGGGCCACAGGGCGGCCCCGGTATGCGCGAGATGCTGGGCGTGACGTCGGCCGTCGCCGGCCAGGGCCACGCCGAGGACGTGGCGCTGTTCACTGATGGCCGCTTCTCCGGCGCGACCCGCGGCTTCTCTATCGGTCACGTCGCACCCGAGGCGTTCGTTGGCGGCCCAATCGCCGCTCTGGAGGACGGCGACACCGTCACTATCGACATCGACGACCACGAACTGTCGGTCGACCTCACAGAGGACGAAATGGAACAGCGCCTCGAAGACTACGACCCAGAACCGACGTACGACAGCGGCGTGCTGGCGAAGTATCACAACGACTTCGGCTCCGCGGCCAACGGTGCGGTGACGAACCCCGGCGCAAAGTGGGAGTGA
- a CDS encoding beta-ribofuranosylaminobenzene 5'-phosphate synthase family protein, whose product MPTVTTAARLHFGFQNLSLAHERLYGGVGLALDEPRLTVEATRADTVQCDDPATEPYVRRVVDVLDVPGAAVSVKERFPRHVGLGSGTQLSLATLIAVVRAYHRTADARTYAPQLGRGGRSGVGVAAFESGGFIVDGGHPTERFTAEPPAEGDWDVPPVLAHHDVPAHWRFVIVVPDTDPGQSGSAEDQSMRQAVERADPGIADEISTLLTRRVLPAIATRDHDDFGQAAARLGRLNGAWYADEQGGVYRPPAGALVDSLASAPVISGAGQSSWGPTVWGLTTADYESEAREAGVLALDRADVDGTVRVVAPSNTGASLTE is encoded by the coding sequence ATGCCGACGGTCACGACCGCCGCGCGACTCCACTTCGGGTTTCAGAACCTCTCGCTTGCCCACGAGCGCCTTTATGGGGGCGTCGGGCTTGCCCTCGATGAGCCGCGGCTGACCGTCGAGGCGACACGGGCCGACACGGTGCAGTGCGACGACCCGGCGACTGAGCCGTACGTCCGGCGCGTCGTCGACGTGCTTGACGTTCCCGGTGCTGCTGTCTCCGTCAAGGAGCGGTTCCCGCGACACGTCGGCCTCGGGAGCGGCACACAGCTCTCGCTGGCGACGCTCATTGCCGTCGTTCGGGCCTACCACCGGACCGCTGACGCACGGACGTACGCGCCGCAACTGGGACGGGGTGGCCGGAGCGGCGTCGGCGTAGCCGCGTTCGAGTCAGGCGGGTTCATCGTCGATGGTGGTCACCCGACGGAGCGGTTCACAGCAGAGCCACCGGCGGAGGGAGATTGGGACGTGCCGCCGGTGCTGGCCCATCACGACGTGCCTGCACACTGGCGTTTTGTCATCGTCGTTCCAGACACCGATCCCGGCCAGAGTGGGAGTGCGGAAGACCAGAGCATGCGGCAGGCCGTCGAGCGTGCCGACCCCGGCATTGCCGACGAGATTTCGACGTTACTGACTCGCCGGGTCCTCCCTGCGATTGCGACCAGAGACCACGACGACTTCGGGCAGGCCGCGGCGCGGCTGGGCCGACTCAATGGTGCGTGGTACGCTGACGAACAGGGCGGGGTCTACCGCCCGCCCGCCGGTGCGCTCGTCGATTCACTGGCAAGCGCCCCAGTTATTTCAGGGGCCGGCCAGAGTTCTTGGGGGCCAACCGTCTGGGGACTGACGACAGCGGATTACGAATCGGAGGCCCGCGAAGCGGGCGTGCTGGCACTCGATAGGGCTGATGTCGACGGAACAGTTCGCGTCGTCGCGCCCAGTAACACTGGTGCCTCGCTGACTGAATAG